The Mycolicibacterium monacense genome contains the following window.
TCGAACTCGCCCGCGGGGCCGATGTGTTCCTCTGCGAGGCGTCGTGGACGCATTCGCCGGAGCATCCGCCCGGACTGCATCTGTCGGGTACGGAGGCCGGCCGGGCGGCGGCGCTCGCCGGGGTCGGCGAACTGCTGCTGACCCACATCCCGCCGTGGACCTCACGCGAGGACGTGATCAGCGAGGCCAAGGCGGAGTTCGACGGTCCCGTGCACGCCGTGGTGTGCAACGAGTCGTTCGACGTCACGCATCGCTGACGGGGCCACCGGTTAGGGTTGGCCCGTGTCCAGACGAGAAGACGGTCGGCTTGACGACGAGTTGCGTCCGGTGCGCATCACCCGCGGTTTCACCTCGCATCCCGCCGGTTCGGTGCTGGTCGAGTTCGGTGAGACCCGCGTGATGTGCACGGCCAGCGTCACCGAGGGAGTGCCGCGCTGGCGTAAGGGAACGGGGCAGGGCTGGCTCACCGCCGAGTACGCGATGCTGCCCGCCGCCACGCACGATCGCTCCGACCGCGAATCGGTCAAGGGCCGGGTCGGTGGCCGCACCCAGGAGATCAGCCGGTTGATCGGCCGGTCGCTGCGTGCGTGCATCGATCTGAATGCGTTGGGGGAGAACACGATCGCGATCGACTGCGATGTGCTGCAGGCCGACGGCGGCACCCGCACCGCGGCGATCACCGGTGCGTACGTCGCGCTCGCCGATGCCGTGACCTACCTCGCCGCGGCCGAGAAGCTGTCCGATCCGCGGCCGCTGTCGTGTGCGATCGCCGCGGTCAGCGTCGGCGTCGTCGACGGCCGGGTCCGCGTGGACCTGCCGTACTCGGAGGATTCGCGCGCCGAGGTCGACATGAACGTCGTCGCCACCGACACCGGCACGCTGGTGGAGATCCAGGGCACCGGTGAGGGGGCGACGTTCCCGCGCTCGACGCTGGACAAGCTGCTCGACCTCGCGCTCGCCTCCTGCGACCAGCTGTTCGTCGTGCAACGCGAAGCCCTCGACGCGCCGTATCCCGGTGCGCTCCCCGAGCCGACGTCGCCGCCGAAGAAGGCGTTCGGAAGCTGACGCAACTGTTGGTGGCCTCACGCAACCGCAAGAAGCTGGCCGAGCTTCGGCGGGTGCTCGACACCGCGGGGGTGTCCGGGCTGACCCTGCTCTCGCTCGACGACGTCGCACCGTTCGACGAGGCGCCCGAGACCGGGGCGACGTTCGAGGAGAACGCGTTGGCCAAGGCGCGCGACGCGTTCCGCGCGACGGGTATCGCCACCATCGCCGACGACTCCGGGCTCGAGGTGGA
Protein-coding sequences here:
- the rph gene encoding ribonuclease PH, producing MSRREDGRLDDELRPVRITRGFTSHPAGSVLVEFGETRVMCTASVTEGVPRWRKGTGQGWLTAEYAMLPAATHDRSDRESVKGRVGGRTQEISRLIGRSLRACIDLNALGENTIAIDCDVLQADGGTRTAAITGAYVALADAVTYLAAAEKLSDPRPLSCAIAAVSVGVVDGRVRVDLPYSEDSRAEVDMNVVATDTGTLVEIQGTGEGATFPRSTLDKLLDLALASCDQLFVVQREALDAPYPGALPEPTSPPKKAFGS